The window CCCCGGTGCAGATCTGTGAATCGCGCCTGGCCAAGGGCAATGCCATTCGCGCCCTGGTTATCAATACCGGCAATGCGAATGCCGGCACGGGCGCCGATGGTCTGGAACGCGCCTTTGAGACCTGCCGTGTGCTGTCCAAAGAACTGGGCCTGCTGGAGGAAGAAGTCCTGCCATTTTCTACCGGCGTCATTCTTGAACCCCTTCCGGTAGAGAAGATTACAGCCGCATTGCCTCAGTGCATCCGCTCCCTGGAAAAAAATGCCTGGCTCAAGGCGGCGCACAGTATCATGACCACCGATACGCTGCCCAAAATCTGCTCCAAACAGCTGACGCTGGACGGACGCAAAGTGAGCATTACCGGCATCAGCAAGGGTGCAGGGATGATTCGTCCGAATATGGCGACCATGCTGGGCTTTGTGGCTACCGATGCGGAAATCGCCCCGGCGCTGCTCAAAGAGCTGGTCAAGGATATTGCCAACCGTTCTTTTAACCGTATTACGGTAGACGGTGACACCTCTACGAACGATTCATTCATCGTTATCGCTACCGGCCAAAGCGGCATACAGGTACAGGATACCCACAGTCCGCATTACGAAACAATCAAGGCGGAACTCACAGACGTCGCCCGCGAGCTGGCGCAGAAAATCGTCCGCGATGCCGAAGGCGCCACCAAATTCATCACGATCCAGGTGGAAGAAGCGGAAAGCTGCCAGACTGCC of the Advenella mimigardefordensis DPN7 genome contains:
- the argJ gene encoding bifunctional glutamate N-acetyltransferase/amino-acid acetyltransferase ArgJ — encoded protein: MAVNLNIPDESAIYPVAGVEIGIAQAGIKKPGRDDLTLFKFTPGTSVAGVFTRNRFRAAPVQICESRLAKGNAIRALVINTGNANAGTGADGLERAFETCRVLSKELGLLEEEVLPFSTGVILEPLPVEKITAALPQCIRSLEKNAWLKAAHSIMTTDTLPKICSKQLTLDGRKVSITGISKGAGMIRPNMATMLGFVATDAEIAPALLKELVKDIANRSFNRITVDGDTSTNDSFIVIATGQSGIQVQDTHSPHYETIKAELTDVARELAQKIVRDAEGATKFITIQVEEAESCQTALKIAYAIAHSPLVKTAFYASDPNLGRILAAIGYAGVDDLNISSLRLWLDDVLVASGGGRHPDYLEEDGQRVMQQAEILVRVALGRGNVSETIYSCDFSHEYVSINADYRS